The genomic segment CAAAGCTCAGCCGGATGGTAATGAATGCGGAGGAGCTGCCGGCAGCTATTGCCGAGGCCTACTGGACGGCGATTAGCGGGGTTCCGGGACCGGTGCACCTGTCAATCCCTATCGACCTGCAAATGGCTGATATAGGCGAAATGGAGCTGCCTGAGCTGCCATTGATACAGGAGCAGATGGTACCTGTAAATAAAGTGCTCATCGATGCGGCCTTGCAAGCTGTGCTGCAAGTTGGCGAGCGAGGAGCAATCTTGCTCGGACATGGGGCGAAAAGCGCCCCGGCGGAAGTGCTCGCATTTGCGGAGCGGACAGGCTGGATGGTCGCCACGACGCCGCGGGGCAAAGGAGCGTTCCCTGAGAACCATCCGCAATCGCTTGGTGTGTACGGACTGGCGGGCAATGATAAAGCGGTTGAATTTCTAAACAGCGATGGACATAAGCTTCTATTAGTGCTGGGGTCAAGCCTCGGCGAGCTTGCAACCTGCAATTGGGAAGCACGGCTGACCGCAGGCAAGCAGCTTATTCATGTCGATTATGATGAGCGGGAGCTTGGACGCTGCTATGCAGCGGACATTGCGCTGCATGGTGAAATTGCGCATGTACTGCGCGAACTTAGCGCAGGGCTTGCTAAGGCAGGAAGCGGCTTGACTGCGGAGCGAAAAATGCTGCTGGAGCAGCTGCATCTTGCACGGTTAGAGGCGGCGGCAGATGCTTCGGCAATGGAGACGTGGAATACACGTACAGCGATCCGTTTGCTTGGGGCAAACGCTCCAGAACAGACCCGCTTTTACATCGATATCGGCGAATTTATGACCTATTCGATTCAAAATTTGCTTATTCGTGAGCAGCAGCAATTCGATATTAATATTAATTTTGGCGGCATGGGCTCTGGCATAGCGGGCTCGCTGGGCGCGAAGCTTGCAGAGCCTGATCGTCCCGTGCTTTGCATAACGGGGG from the Paenibacillus sp. BIHB 4019 genome contains:
- a CDS encoding thiamine pyrophosphate-binding protein gives rise to the protein MRAIEAGLRFLIKQGVKYIFGIPAGSINALYDCLYDLPELQAVVAKHETSSGYMAAAYTRITGIPAVCVGSSGPGATNLVTPAANAWKEKLPVIFITGSVPSPKLGKGGAQELGADPIFSPVTKLSRMVMNAEELPAAIAEAYWTAISGVPGPVHLSIPIDLQMADIGEMELPELPLIQEQMVPVNKVLIDAALQAVLQVGERGAILLGHGAKSAPAEVLAFAERTGWMVATTPRGKGAFPENHPQSLGVYGLAGNDKAVEFLNSDGHKLLLVLGSSLGELATCNWEARLTAGKQLIHVDYDERELGRCYAADIALHGEIAHVLRELSAGLAKAGSGLTAERKMLLEQLHLARLEAAADASAMETWNTRTAIRLLGANAPEQTRFYIDIGEFMTYSIQNLLIREQQQFDININFGGMGSGIAGSLGAKLAEPDRPVLCITGDGCFFMHGLEVMTAKEYGLPIVFVVINNARLGMVYHGHMLQYERCLSDFSQQRVSIAAVAQSLGIRYVQVESTVQLQAEHVQQWFAEGKSGPIVVEIIVDGNEIPPMGERVKFLQGATY